One Oryzomonas sagensis DNA segment encodes these proteins:
- the rpe gene encoding ribulose-phosphate 3-epimerase codes for MKKIAPSILSADFSRLGDEIRAVEAAGADYIHIDVMDGHFVPNITIGPLIVEAARRVTSLPLDVHLMIENPDRYIPDFAAAGADIIVVHAEAVHHLHRTVQLIRSLGKRAGVSLNPATPLNALEFVLGDLDLVLLMTVNPGFGGQSFIEACLPKIQALRAMLDRRGGEAELEVDGGVKTANIARIAHAGADVFVAGSAVFGSPDYAATIAEMKRLARETLL; via the coding sequence TCGCCCCTTCGATCCTCTCGGCCGACTTCTCCCGTCTCGGCGATGAAATCCGCGCCGTGGAAGCCGCCGGCGCCGATTACATCCATATCGACGTCATGGACGGTCACTTTGTCCCCAACATCACCATCGGCCCGTTGATCGTGGAGGCGGCCCGCCGGGTGACCAGCCTGCCGCTGGACGTGCACCTGATGATCGAAAACCCCGACCGCTACATCCCGGACTTTGCCGCCGCCGGCGCCGACATCATCGTGGTGCACGCCGAGGCGGTCCACCACCTGCACCGCACCGTGCAGTTGATCCGGTCCCTGGGCAAGAGGGCCGGTGTATCCCTCAACCCGGCGACACCCCTCAACGCCCTGGAGTTCGTGCTTGGCGACCTGGACCTGGTGTTGCTGATGACCGTCAACCCCGGCTTCGGCGGCCAGAGCTTCATCGAGGCGTGTCTGCCCAAGATTCAGGCCCTGCGCGCCATGCTCGACCGGCGCGGCGGCGAGGCGGAACTCGAGGTGGACGGCGGCGTCAAGACCGCCAATATCGCCCGCATCGCCCATGCCGGGGCGGATGTCTTCGTGGCAGGCAGCGCCGTGTTCGGCAGCCCGGACTACGCCGCCACCATCGCCGAGATGAAGCGCCTGGCCAGGGAGACGCTGCTCTGA
- a CDS encoding NUDIX hydrolase: MEAGPVPAAVLLPLFLRNNDYHLLFTKRTGHLLHHGGEISFPGGALNPEEEPEQGALRETWEEVGIHPSHVEILGALDDFYSIHHYLVTPLVGVIPGDYPYAVNPDEIDRLIEAPIAHFLDPTVLRMEPRQWQGESLMLRHYDFRGDDIWGLTAAILAQFLEIVFDGKLE, translated from the coding sequence ATGGAGGCGGGGCCGGTACCCGCCGCGGTGCTGCTGCCGCTCTTCCTGCGCAACAACGACTACCACCTGCTCTTCACCAAACGGACCGGCCATCTGTTGCACCACGGCGGGGAGATCTCCTTTCCCGGCGGCGCCCTCAACCCGGAGGAGGAGCCGGAGCAGGGCGCCCTGCGCGAGACCTGGGAGGAGGTCGGCATCCATCCCTCCCACGTGGAGATCCTGGGGGCCTTGGACGATTTTTACTCCATCCACCACTATCTGGTTACCCCTCTCGTGGGGGTCATCCCGGGAGACTACCCCTACGCCGTCAATCCGGACGAGATCGACCGCCTCATCGAAGCGCCGATCGCCCATTTCCTCGACCCTACGGTCCTGCGCATGGAGCCGCGCCAGTGGCAGGGGGAGTCCCTCATGCTGCGCCACTACGACTTTCGCGGGGACGACATCTGGGGCTTGACCGCGGCCATTCTGGCCCAGTTTTTAGAAATTGTGTTTGATGGTAAATTGGAGTAA
- a CDS encoding diguanylate cyclase yields MSNSVLIIDDSDTVRERIIHTLESYELFSRYHEADDGLEGFKKLLSSPVDVILCDLEMPRIDGFKFLNMIKARPDLQDVPVIILTGMNDRELKLKGLEQGASDYITKPFDPEELVARVKVHLKIKHLQDDLKRTNELLLELSNTDHLTGLFNRRYLMEALEKEFQRSLRKGGNLSLIILDIDHFKKVNDTYGHLQGDIVLNKVALQLQKELRSYDIAARYGGEEFVALLPDATLKEALFVAERVRQAVQGTKFNGALSSLAITVSMGIATLPTPEGATVDNFIKMADDALYRAKANGRNRVEYLTNTL; encoded by the coding sequence ATGTCCAACAGCGTTTTGATCATAGACGATTCGGATACCGTTCGCGAACGGATCATCCACACGCTGGAGTCGTATGAGCTGTTCTCCCGCTACCACGAGGCGGACGACGGCCTGGAGGGCTTCAAGAAGCTGCTTTCCTCCCCGGTGGATGTCATTCTCTGCGACCTGGAGATGCCCCGCATCGACGGTTTCAAATTCCTGAATATGATCAAGGCGCGCCCCGACCTGCAGGATGTGCCGGTCATCATCCTGACCGGGATGAACGATCGGGAATTGAAGCTCAAGGGGCTCGAACAGGGGGCCAGCGACTACATCACCAAGCCCTTCGATCCCGAGGAGCTGGTGGCGCGGGTCAAGGTCCATCTCAAGATCAAGCACCTGCAGGACGACCTCAAACGGACCAACGAGCTCCTGCTGGAGTTGTCCAACACCGACCACCTGACCGGCCTCTTCAACCGGCGCTACCTGATGGAGGCCCTTGAGAAGGAGTTCCAGCGCAGTCTCCGCAAGGGGGGCAACCTCTCCCTGATCATCCTCGACATCGACCATTTCAAAAAGGTCAACGACACCTACGGCCACCTGCAGGGCGATATCGTGCTGAACAAGGTGGCGCTCCAACTCCAGAAAGAGCTCCGCAGCTACGACATCGCCGCCCGCTACGGCGGCGAGGAGTTCGTCGCCCTCCTGCCGGACGCCACGCTCAAGGAGGCCCTGTTCGTTGCCGAGCGGGTTCGCCAGGCGGTCCAAGGGACCAAGTTCAACGGGGCGCTCTCTTCCCTGGCGATCACCGTCAGCATGGGGATCGCCACGCTGCCGACCCCCGAAGGCGCAACGGTCGACAACTTCATCAAGATGGCCGACGACGCCCTCTACCGGGCCAAGGCCAACGGCAGAAACCGGGTGGAATACCTCACCAACACCCTCTGA
- a CDS encoding transglutaminase-like domain-containing protein, with protein sequence MKIALRVLITLAFTLTAVFPAAAAPFKKLDKPPLSERWFGIYVDNERVGFYRQAISEAPDGYRIEGDGSVRMKVMGFSKESSMRETYLVGKGLALRSFEVEQAINGSASRISGKVASNIMRITSVANGKKTEKQLKYKGEVYPGPVLNLYPLMRDPSPGKSFTTLTFDPEEVKIKEVKISVLGQEKTPDSQPALKLRNNLYPFVNNDIWVDDQGNTLRESVRDGLVITRAEEPKQLGSFVGGLALAKKDLIYDFSLVRAEPPIRDSKKLTGLSVEISGWNDNLPLRRDGGQTVEKSGEGRIVIKTGGAVPETAAQGKPATPQESYLKPAEKIESDAPEIAAKAKELATGKKEPLEIARTLASWTSDWLHDTVEDGGGALASFKSRNGNCQTHARLYTALARAAGIPTRFVSGLVYLDGKGFLYHSWAESLLNGRWVAIDPTYDQVPADPTHLKLLEGHLPEDMAPIITIIGRIHLKVLEAKY encoded by the coding sequence ATGAAAATAGCCCTCCGTGTACTCATTACCCTGGCCTTCACCCTGACCGCCGTATTCCCTGCCGCGGCCGCCCCGTTCAAAAAACTGGACAAACCGCCGCTTTCGGAACGCTGGTTCGGGATCTATGTGGACAACGAGCGGGTCGGCTTCTATCGCCAGGCGATCTCCGAGGCCCCCGATGGCTACCGGATCGAGGGTGACGGCAGTGTGCGCATGAAGGTCATGGGCTTTTCCAAGGAATCGTCGATGCGCGAGACCTATCTGGTGGGCAAAGGCCTCGCCCTGCGCTCCTTCGAGGTGGAGCAGGCCATCAACGGCAGCGCCTCGCGCATCTCCGGCAAGGTTGCGAGCAACATCATGCGCATCACCAGCGTGGCCAACGGCAAGAAAACGGAAAAACAGCTCAAATACAAAGGCGAGGTCTATCCCGGACCAGTGCTCAACCTCTACCCCCTGATGCGCGACCCCTCTCCCGGCAAATCCTTCACCACCCTGACCTTTGATCCCGAGGAGGTCAAGATCAAGGAGGTCAAGATCAGCGTCCTGGGGCAGGAGAAGACGCCCGACTCCCAGCCGGCCCTCAAGTTGCGCAACAACCTGTACCCCTTCGTCAACAACGACATCTGGGTGGACGACCAGGGGAACACCCTTCGGGAATCGGTGCGGGACGGCCTGGTGATCACCAGGGCCGAGGAGCCCAAGCAGCTCGGTTCGTTTGTGGGAGGACTGGCCCTGGCCAAGAAGGACCTGATCTATGATTTCAGCCTGGTGCGTGCCGAACCGCCCATCAGGGATTCCAAGAAGCTGACCGGCCTCAGTGTGGAAATCAGCGGCTGGAACGACAATCTGCCGCTCCGGCGGGATGGCGGCCAGACGGTCGAGAAGAGCGGCGAGGGCAGGATCGTCATCAAAACCGGGGGGGCCGTTCCGGAAACGGCGGCCCAGGGCAAACCGGCGACTCCCCAGGAGAGCTACCTGAAACCGGCGGAGAAGATCGAATCCGATGCGCCGGAGATCGCGGCCAAGGCCAAGGAACTTGCAACCGGCAAGAAGGAACCGCTGGAGATCGCCAGGACGCTGGCCTCATGGACCTCCGACTGGCTGCATGACACGGTGGAAGACGGGGGGGGCGCGCTTGCCAGCTTCAAATCCCGCAACGGCAACTGCCAGACCCATGCCCGTCTCTACACGGCCCTGGCCCGGGCGGCCGGCATCCCGACCCGTTTCGTGTCGGGGCTGGTCTACCTGGACGGCAAGGGCTTCCTCTACCACAGTTGGGCCGAGAGCCTGCTGAACGGGCGCTGGGTGGCCATCGATCCGACCTATGACCAAGTGCCGGCCGACCCGACCCACCTGAAGCTCTTGGAAGGGCACCTGCCGGAGGATATGGCGCCGATCATCACCATCATCGGCAGGATTCACCTCAAGGTGCTGGAAGCCAAGTACTAA
- a CDS encoding NADH-quinone oxidoreductase subunit C produces MSDDSMLNTLANGESILVKDVPETALEVFLQGIVDLTGMGWRIASYFGVPEREGVDLWCILAGSLGRLGVFRSWVEGRLPSITPVCPEAHLFEREIAEQCGIPVDDHPWFKPVRYQRSLDRARDAWGRGKDEPILPGVGDFYRIGGEEVHEVAVGPVHAGIIEPGHFRFQCHGETVFHLEIALGYQHRGIERALVNGPRAASMAQMETIAGDTTIGHATAYAMIREGLAGMAPPPQAEAIRAVALELERLANHCGDLGALAGDVGFLPTMSFCGRIRGDFLNMTALLCGSRFGRGLVRPGGTYFGCEPGQAAELARRLEEARRDYGGAVELLWDSPSVMARFEKTGRVGSDDALALGLVGPAVRACGIVRDVRHDHPFGLYRSFHPPVCVEPGGDVLARALVRWKESQVSMEFCLDRLGSLPGGDCLSACGQVGKGRLAVALVEGWRGEVCHVAITDGAGKFLRYKVTDPSFHNWSGLAMALRGGQISDFPICNKSFNLSYCGFDL; encoded by the coding sequence ATGAGCGACGACAGCATGCTGAATACCCTGGCAAACGGCGAGAGCATCCTGGTGAAGGATGTGCCGGAGACGGCGCTGGAGGTCTTTCTCCAGGGGATCGTGGATCTTACCGGCATGGGATGGCGCATCGCCTCCTACTTCGGCGTGCCTGAACGGGAGGGGGTTGACCTGTGGTGCATCCTGGCGGGGAGCCTGGGGCGCCTGGGCGTCTTCCGCTCGTGGGTGGAAGGGCGCCTGCCCAGCATTACCCCTGTCTGCCCCGAAGCGCATCTGTTCGAACGGGAGATCGCCGAACAGTGCGGCATCCCGGTGGACGACCACCCCTGGTTCAAGCCGGTGCGTTACCAACGGTCGCTCGATCGGGCCCGGGATGCCTGGGGACGGGGAAAGGACGAGCCGATCCTGCCCGGCGTGGGGGACTTCTACCGCATCGGCGGGGAGGAGGTCCACGAGGTTGCCGTGGGTCCGGTGCATGCCGGCATCATCGAACCGGGGCATTTCCGTTTCCAGTGCCACGGCGAGACGGTATTCCACCTGGAGATCGCCCTGGGATATCAGCACCGGGGCATCGAACGGGCGCTGGTCAACGGCCCCCGGGCCGCCTCCATGGCCCAGATGGAGACCATTGCCGGCGACACTACCATCGGCCATGCCACGGCCTATGCCATGATCCGGGAAGGATTGGCCGGCATGGCGCCGCCTCCCCAGGCCGAGGCCATCCGGGCCGTTGCCCTGGAACTGGAACGGCTGGCCAATCATTGCGGCGACCTGGGGGCGTTGGCCGGGGATGTGGGCTTTCTGCCGACCATGTCCTTCTGCGGCAGGATCAGGGGGGATTTTCTCAACATGACCGCCCTGTTGTGCGGCAGTCGCTTCGGGCGGGGGCTGGTGCGGCCGGGCGGTACGTACTTCGGTTGCGAGCCGGGCCAGGCGGCCGAACTGGCGCGACGTCTGGAGGAGGCGAGACGGGACTACGGCGGGGCGGTGGAGTTGCTGTGGGACTCACCCTCGGTCATGGCGCGGTTTGAAAAGACCGGTCGGGTCGGCAGCGACGACGCCCTGGCCCTCGGGTTGGTCGGACCGGCGGTACGGGCCTGCGGCATCGTGCGGGACGTGCGCCACGACCACCCATTCGGCCTCTACCGGTCGTTTCATCCGCCCGTGTGCGTAGAACCGGGGGGGGATGTCCTGGCCCGGGCGCTGGTGCGCTGGAAGGAGTCCCAGGTCTCGATGGAGTTCTGCCTTGACCGGCTCGGTTCGCTGCCGGGGGGCGACTGCCTGTCGGCCTGCGGGCAGGTGGGGAAGGGGCGTCTGGCCGTGGCGCTGGTCGAGGGATGGCGTGGCGAGGTCTGCCACGTGGCCATCACCGATGGGGCGGGAAAATTCCTGCGCTACAAGGTCACGGACCCCTCGTTCCACAACTGGTCCGGCCTGGCCATGGCGTTGCGTGGCGGGCAGATATCCGATTTCCCCATCTGCAACAAGAGCTTCAATCTCTCCTACTGCGGGTTCGACCTTTAG
- a CDS encoding proton-conducting transporter membrane subunit — MFTLLVLIPVAGALIAWLIPSNVKRPWVMPVTACLHLALVVAIVAAPPLQSRNEWIDLDAIGKLFLLEVSALFAACAFYSVSYLHYRRERNNRVLCMGMQVCLAAMSLAAGVHHMGLLWLAIETTTLSMAPLVYFNRNARSIEATWKYMLICSVGIALALLGIFFLAYSTVVAGLPPSLLLEPLQGYAPRLPAGWLDAAFVFLLVGYGTKMGLAPLHTWKPDAYGEAPGLVGAMLAGGLANCGFIGLIRIYQICLSSGDVHFYRAALLGIGLLSLFTAAAFLVHQTDFKRMLAYSSVEHMGLFAVALGLGGKALYGAMLHLIGNGLAKGVLFLAAGNIHRAFASKNRDSARGTLRRAPWSGALFLAGFLAMTGSPPFLIFSSEYSFFVAAFTQGYPLVGWLLAVLLMVAFLGMAMTVLPVVFGEPPRNRERTKYRDTPLLVGPPLALLTILGVVGVWLPQPLYRLVNAAAALLEVAR; from the coding sequence CTGTTTACCCTCCTGGTCCTCATCCCGGTGGCGGGAGCCCTGATCGCCTGGCTGATCCCCTCCAACGTGAAGCGCCCCTGGGTGATGCCGGTGACGGCCTGCCTGCACCTGGCCCTCGTCGTGGCCATCGTCGCCGCCCCGCCGCTCCAGTCCCGCAACGAATGGATCGATCTGGACGCCATAGGCAAGCTGTTCCTGCTTGAGGTGTCGGCGCTCTTCGCGGCCTGCGCCTTCTATTCGGTCAGTTACCTGCACTACCGCCGGGAACGGAACAACCGGGTGCTCTGCATGGGGATGCAGGTCTGTCTCGCCGCCATGTCCCTGGCGGCGGGGGTCCACCACATGGGGCTTTTGTGGCTGGCCATCGAGACCACCACCCTCTCCATGGCCCCGCTGGTCTACTTCAACCGCAACGCCCGCTCCATCGAGGCGACCTGGAAGTACATGCTGATCTGCTCGGTCGGCATCGCCCTGGCGCTTCTGGGCATCTTCTTCCTGGCCTATTCCACGGTGGTGGCCGGACTCCCGCCGTCGCTCCTGCTGGAACCGCTCCAGGGGTATGCGCCCCGCCTGCCGGCCGGATGGCTCGATGCGGCCTTTGTCTTCCTGCTGGTGGGGTATGGGACCAAGATGGGGCTGGCGCCGCTGCACACCTGGAAACCGGACGCCTACGGCGAGGCGCCGGGGCTGGTGGGGGCCATGCTGGCCGGAGGCCTGGCCAACTGCGGCTTTATCGGGCTGATCCGCATCTACCAGATCTGCCTGTCCTCGGGGGATGTGCATTTTTACCGCGCCGCGCTGCTGGGGATCGGGCTCCTGTCGCTCTTCACGGCTGCCGCCTTTCTGGTGCACCAGACCGACTTCAAACGCATGCTGGCCTATTCCAGCGTCGAACACATGGGGCTGTTCGCCGTGGCGCTGGGGCTGGGGGGCAAGGCGCTCTACGGCGCCATGCTGCACCTGATCGGCAACGGCCTGGCCAAGGGGGTCCTCTTTCTGGCGGCCGGCAACATTCACCGGGCCTTTGCCTCCAAGAACCGGGACAGCGCCCGCGGAACCCTCAGGCGCGCCCCGTGGAGCGGCGCTCTGTTCCTGGCCGGGTTTCTCGCCATGACCGGTTCGCCCCCCTTCCTCATCTTCTCCAGCGAATACTCCTTCTTTGTCGCCGCATTCACCCAGGGGTATCCGCTGGTGGGATGGCTGCTGGCGGTGCTGCTGATGGTGGCCTTCCTGGGGATGGCCATGACCGTGCTGCCGGTGGTCTTCGGCGAACCTCCCAGGAACCGGGAGCGGACGAAATACCGTGATACGCCCCTTCTGGTCGGCCCGCCCCTGGCGCTGCTGACGATCCTGGGCGTGGTGGGGGTCTGGCTGCCGCAGCCGCTGTACCGGCTGGTGAACGCCGCCGCGGCGCTCCTGGAGGTCGCCCGATGA
- a CDS encoding hydrogenase — translation MSSFADQLLVLVLLINILILGTHRARVAIRAIAVQGVVLGMMPLLIHPVQGHILLITLFVVLAKGVCIPWLLFGALSKIEFSEDLPPFLGYAGNVIAGAVATVMAFVFAARLPLAPHHQELLTVPAALATILAGFIALASRRKAINQVIGYLMLENGIFIFGLLLTEAMPLMVEAGALLDLIAGIFVMGIIINQIGREFSSIDTSRMTALREEE, via the coding sequence ATGAGTTCCTTTGCCGACCAATTGCTCGTGCTGGTGCTGCTGATCAACATCCTCATCCTGGGGACCCACCGGGCCCGTGTCGCCATCCGCGCCATTGCCGTCCAGGGGGTCGTCCTGGGGATGATGCCGCTCCTGATCCACCCGGTGCAGGGGCATATCCTGTTGATCACTCTGTTTGTGGTGCTGGCAAAGGGGGTCTGCATCCCCTGGCTGCTCTTCGGCGCCCTCAGCAAGATCGAATTCAGCGAGGACCTGCCGCCGTTTCTCGGTTATGCCGGCAATGTCATCGCCGGCGCCGTGGCCACCGTGATGGCGTTCGTCTTCGCCGCACGGCTCCCATTGGCCCCCCACCACCAGGAGCTGTTGACCGTGCCGGCGGCGTTGGCCACCATTCTGGCCGGGTTCATCGCCCTTGCCAGCCGCCGCAAGGCCATCAACCAGGTCATCGGCTACCTGATGCTGGAGAACGGCATCTTCATCTTCGGCCTGCTCCTGACGGAAGCCATGCCGCTGATGGTGGAGGCGGGGGCGCTCCTGGACCTGATCGCCGGCATCTTCGTCATGGGGATCATCATCAACCAGATCGGCCGTGAATTCTCATCCATCGACACCAGCCGCATGACCGCCCTGCGGGAGGAAGAGTAA
- a CDS encoding respiratory chain complex I subunit 1 family protein — translation MIDLLIHLVLIILIPPLLPGVINRTKAAFAGRTGAPLLQPYYDLYRLLRKGTVFSRTTTWVFRAGPLVTLAATLAAALFIPLGNHAPPLSFNGDMLLFVYLLALGRFFTTAAALDTGSSFEGMGAAREVTFSCLAEPVLLITLLVLSRLSGSLSLAGILTHSSTTLWLASGASLILLVAGLFMVLLAENCRIPFDDPTTHLELTMIHEVLVLDHSGPAFGMITYGAALKLSILSALFLHVALPLRDADPYLDWLVFVISMILLAVVIGVVESCMARLRLTRVPQMLLAACVMAAFAMVLVVR, via the coding sequence GTGATTGATCTCCTGATCCATCTCGTACTGATCATCCTCATCCCCCCCCTGCTGCCGGGGGTGATCAACCGCACCAAGGCCGCCTTTGCGGGCCGTACCGGTGCGCCGCTGCTCCAACCCTATTACGACCTCTACCGCCTGCTGCGCAAGGGCACGGTCTTCAGCCGCACCACCACCTGGGTGTTCCGGGCCGGCCCGCTAGTGACCCTGGCCGCAACCCTGGCCGCCGCCCTGTTTATCCCCTTAGGCAACCACGCTCCCCCCCTCTCGTTCAACGGCGACATGCTCCTGTTCGTGTACCTGCTGGCCCTGGGGCGTTTCTTCACCACGGCCGCGGCCCTGGACACCGGTTCCAGCTTCGAGGGGATGGGCGCCGCCCGCGAGGTGACCTTCTCCTGCCTGGCCGAGCCGGTGCTGCTGATCACCCTCCTCGTGCTGTCGCGCCTCTCCGGCTCGCTCTCCCTGGCCGGCATCCTGACCCACAGCTCCACCACCCTCTGGCTGGCCTCCGGCGCCTCACTGATCCTCTTGGTGGCGGGCCTGTTCATGGTCCTCCTGGCCGAGAACTGCCGCATCCCCTTCGACGACCCGACCACCCACCTGGAACTGACCATGATCCACGAGGTGCTGGTGCTGGACCACAGCGGCCCCGCCTTCGGCATGATCACCTACGGCGCGGCGCTCAAGCTCTCGATCCTTTCCGCCCTTTTTCTCCATGTGGCCCTGCCGTTGCGGGATGCCGATCCGTATCTGGACTGGCTTGTTTTCGTGATCTCCATGATCCTTCTGGCGGTTGTCATCGGCGTGGTGGAATCCTGCATGGCCCGCCTCCGGCTGACCCGCGTGCCCCAGATGCTCCTGGCGGCCTGCGTCATGGCGGCTTTTGCCATGGTCCTGGTAGTAAGGTGA
- a CDS encoding thermonuclease family protein, whose protein sequence is MKRFFTVLALFLSVGADAHAGRIIDGMVRAVYDGDTVLLATREDSRLKVRLYGIDAPETTKPDSPGQPFGEISRRTLMYKIMGRQVSVEVMDVDQYRRTVAVIRYGGRDINRDMVAEGMAWAYRQYLQGPYASEYIGVEELARARHKGLWRDANPQPPWEFRHAREGSGRRRGRR, encoded by the coding sequence ATGAAACGGTTTTTCACCGTCCTTGCGCTGTTTCTGTCGGTGGGTGCCGATGCCCATGCGGGCCGCATCATCGACGGGATGGTGCGGGCGGTCTACGATGGCGATACGGTGTTGCTGGCCACGCGGGAGGATAGCCGGCTCAAGGTGCGCCTGTACGGCATCGATGCCCCTGAAACCACCAAGCCGGACAGCCCCGGGCAACCCTTCGGGGAGATCTCCCGGCGGACCCTGATGTACAAGATCATGGGACGCCAGGTTTCCGTGGAGGTCATGGATGTGGACCAGTACCGCCGCACGGTGGCGGTCATCCGCTACGGCGGCCGTGACATCAACCGGGACATGGTGGCTGAAGGTATGGCCTGGGCCTACCGCCAGTATCTGCAGGGGCCGTACGCCTCGGAGTATATCGGCGTGGAGGAGTTGGCCCGTGCCCGGCATAAAGGGCTCTGGCGGGACGCCAACCCGCAACCGCCCTGGGAGTTCCGCCATGCCCGGGAGGGGAGCGGCAGGCGCCGCGGCCGCCGTTAG